In Ktedonobacteraceae bacterium, one genomic interval encodes:
- a CDS encoding trehalose-6-phosphate synthase, which produces MPAQVSSPASPQTSRHQIHAKNVIIATNRGPVEYYLNKDRTLKYRRGAGGVVTALIEALHSTDAVWVALAKTEGDREVAKQAGDKRFQSPLPGKNLELHYVNVPKSVYHNHYDVISNQLLWFLQHYLLDATSGLPPVERLLSTWNHGYVRANQAIADAICAEIEREQSSSTALLLHDYHLYLVPAMIRTRVRSCQPVVMQQFIHIPWPELRYWQSHLPTDITSAIFNGLLGNDIIGFQTRRDALNFLEGAVALFEDANISIDKGTISRQGHTSVVRDYPISISVSEERRLVQSQAGKRAAHHIQPLLGEQTIMRVDRIEPTKNIIVGFQAYEHLLKQHRELQGKVNFLAFLVPSRESLRVYQDYKAEILKLVDDINRQFGRKDWTPIHAFVENDRTQALAALQFYDVLLVNPIIDGMNLVAKEGPVVNSRDGVLVLSRTSGAFQQLGDASIPVSPADTPETVEALYKALTLPSEERRRLSTLARQQVERDDLNSWIEQQVRDINAVIRQR; this is translated from the coding sequence CCAGCATCCCCTCAAACATCGAGGCATCAGATACACGCAAAGAATGTCATCATTGCTACTAATCGCGGCCCCGTAGAATATTATTTGAACAAGGACAGGACGTTGAAGTATAGAAGAGGAGCGGGCGGCGTAGTGACGGCCTTGATAGAGGCGCTGCACTCCACGGATGCGGTCTGGGTTGCGCTGGCAAAAACTGAGGGAGATCGCGAAGTCGCGAAGCAGGCAGGGGATAAACGATTTCAATCTCCGCTGCCCGGCAAGAATCTGGAACTACACTACGTCAACGTGCCAAAGAGTGTCTATCATAACCATTATGATGTCATCAGCAACCAGCTGCTCTGGTTCCTCCAGCATTACCTTTTAGATGCCACTTCTGGCTTGCCGCCAGTCGAAAGATTGCTTTCCACCTGGAATCATGGGTACGTCAGGGCAAATCAGGCCATTGCGGACGCCATATGCGCTGAGATCGAACGCGAGCAATCATCATCGACGGCGCTGTTGCTGCATGATTACCATCTCTACCTGGTTCCCGCCATGATACGCACTCGCGTGAGAAGCTGCCAACCAGTCGTGATGCAGCAGTTCATCCACATTCCGTGGCCTGAGCTTCGTTACTGGCAATCGCACCTGCCCACTGACATCACATCGGCTATTTTCAACGGCTTACTCGGCAATGATATCATTGGTTTCCAGACAAGGCGCGACGCGCTGAATTTTTTGGAAGGCGCTGTTGCATTGTTTGAGGATGCGAACATAAGCATCGATAAGGGCACCATTAGCCGGCAAGGGCATACCAGCGTGGTACGTGACTACCCTATCTCCATCTCTGTTTCTGAGGAACGACGCCTTGTGCAGAGTCAGGCAGGTAAACGAGCTGCCCATCATATCCAACCCTTGCTTGGCGAGCAGACTATTATGCGCGTGGACCGTATCGAGCCAACCAAGAATATTATAGTCGGCTTTCAGGCCTACGAGCACTTACTCAAGCAGCATCGTGAATTACAGGGAAAAGTTAACTTCCTGGCCTTTCTGGTGCCTTCGCGTGAATCACTGCGCGTGTATCAGGATTATAAAGCAGAAATTCTCAAGCTCGTCGACGATATTAACCGGCAATTTGGCCGGAAAGATTGGACGCCCATCCATGCCTTTGTAGAGAACGATCGCACGCAGGCCCTTGCTGCCCTGCAATTTTATGATGTGCTGCTGGTGAATCCGATCATTGACGGCATGAATCTGGTCGCGAAAGAGGGGCCGGTTGTCAATTCGCGCGACGGTGTGCTGGTGCTTTCACGTACCAGCGGCGCATTCCAACAATTAGGAGATGCCTCTATTCCCGTTTCACCCGCCGATACGCCAGAAACGGTGGAAGCCCTTTACAAGGCGCTGACGCTTCCATCAGAAGAGAGACGGCGTCTATCGACACTGGCACGCCAGCAGGTGGAACGCGACGACCTGAATAGCTGGATTGAGCAGCAGGTGCGCGATATCAACGCGGTCATTCGACAACGCTAA